Genomic DNA from Myxococcales bacterium:
AGGCAGGCCGGACCGACCGCCGCGATCGCACCATCGACGATGATGACGGTCGCCTCGGGCAACGTGGTGCCGGGCTTGAGCAAAACCCGAGCGCCGACAATCGCGATCGGCTGCGAATGCGCGACCGTTTCGGCGTTAGCAAGCTTTCCCCCACCGAGCACGGCGAGGCAGATCGCGACCGAGGCGAAAACAAAGCGTTGACGGTGAAAGATCATGGCTGCTCCAGGGTGGCGGGCGTACGGCCCGCTTCGTAGTCAGATGGGCGGAGGCCAACGGCCGCGTCATAGGCCACCTCGCCGGCGATGTAGACGAGCTTGGCCTTGGCATAAACCGAAAACGGGTTGCGATTCCACACCACCACGTCGGCGCGCTTGCCAACTTCGAGCGTGCCGGTCACCGCGTCGATGCCGAGCATCCAAGCGGGATTTGCCGTAATCCATTTGAGCGCGTCGGTGTCGTCGACGTCGAGGCCATCGCGCTGACCGGCAAAGAGCGCCTTGCCCGCCTCTTGGTTGAGCCGTTGAATGAGCTCCGCGGAATCGGAGTGGATGACGGTGCGACCGCCCGCGAGATGAAGGAGTGGCGCGTTTTGCACGATGCCATCGAGCGCCTCGAGCTTGAAGGACCACCAGTCGGCCCAGGTGGCCACCGCGATGCCCTTGGCCGCGAGCAAGTCGCGAATTTTGTAGGCCTCAAGCCCGTGGTGAAAGGCGCGTATGGTTATGCCAGCTTGCTCGGTGACCTCGATCATCTCGGCCATGTCGCTGGCCTTATAGCAGTGCACTTGCAGCAGCACGTCGCCGTCAATTAGGTCGGCCAGGGTTTCCAGCGCGCCGTCGGTGCGACGAGGCCTGCCTTCTTCCTCATCCGCATCGATCTTTTCGCGGTACGATTTGGCATCGACAAAGAGCTGACGAAACGAGGCGAGCTCGCCCATGCGCGTTGAGGGGCCACCTTTCTCGCCATAGGAGCGCTTGGGGTTTTCACCACATGCCATCTTGAGCGTACGCGGGGCGCCGGGAAACGCCACCTCGCTCGCGGTGCGGCCCTCCTTCATCACGACGGTGAAGCCCTCGCCGCCGATGAGATTGGCCGAGCCGGGCAGGATGAGCGCGGTGGTGACGCCGCCGCGGACGGCGCGCGAGATATTGGGGTCTTGCGGCCAATAGCTGCTCTTGGCCCTCACCTCGGGCGAGGATGGGCGCGTCGCCTCGTTGCCGTCGTCGTAGCCGGTGGAGCCCGGCGAGGCATAAACGCCGAGATGCGAGTGCGCGTCGATGAGGCCCGGCGTAATGACAGATCCGGTCACATCGATTTCCAGAGCGCCGGGAGGTGAGACGGTGGTCGCATCCCCCACCGAAATAAGTCGCCCCCCGTCCATGACGATGACGCCCCCATCAAGCACGACATCGGTGCCCGTCATGATGGTGGCGCCGCGCAGCACGACCAGCCTCGCCTTGGGGTTTACCAGGGCCGCGCTGAGGGCACTGGCCTGCGGCGAAGGGCTGGCAACGGTTGGGCTGGCGTGCTGGGTCAACGCTGGGCGGCAGGCAACGGCCATGAGCGCGAGGGCCGCGATGCCAAGCACCAGGCCACGGGTGGCAATCTTCATAGGCAACCGGATATCACGGGCTAGGCGACAAGTGGTTTAGACGTCGCGCAATACGCTAATGGCGCCGCAAAATTTAGCCTCTCGCCGGCGAGGTTGGCCCCTCGATGGGTCTTGACGTAGTAGCGGTGGCACTAAATCCCGCCGCTGAGCGCCTGCAAAATTTGCACGCGGTCGGTGGGCACGAGCGGGTGACTCAAGTCAAATGTCTGCGCGTCGTTGACGAAGATGCGCATGTGCGGGCGCACGCGGTTTTGCTCGTCGATCATGCGGTAGCGCAAGCCAGGGAACTGGCGGTCGAGGTCGAGTAGCAGCTCGCCCACGGTTGCGCCAACGGCAAGCACCTCGTTGGCACCGCCGGTATACGAGCGCAGCGGTGATGGGATGTGAACTTGCATGCGTTCACCAAGCCGTGACGCTATAGACATGTGGCAGGTGGCGCGCGATGCACGCGAAGTCCTCGCCGCGGTTGGCGCTCGCCCATATTTCGCCAGAGGTTGTGCCAAAATAAAGGCCCATGGGGTCATGCGCATCGCCGCACATGCCCTGACGCTTCACCGTCCACCACGCCTGCTCGCGAGGCAGCCCGCGGTCAAGGCGTTGCCAGGTTGCGCCGGCATCGCGCGTGCCAAATACCGCGGGCTTGCCGCCCGGGCTGGTGCGCGGCCATACGCTGGTGCCATCCATCGGAAAGACCCAGGCGCAATCAGGATCGCGTGGGTCAATGACGATCGGAAAGCCGATGTCGCCAACGTCGGCGGGCATGTTCTTGCCGACGCGCTGCCAGACGTTGCTCGTCTTGCGATCCATGCGGTAGATGCCGTAGTGACTTTGCATCCAAAGCCGATCCGGATCGGTGGGATGAATCGCGACACAGTGCGGGTCCTGGCCATATTCGGCCTCGACGCCGTCGTGCAGCGGCTGCCACGTCGCGCCCGCATCTTCGGTGAAAAACACCCCGCCGCCCGACATGCCGAGGAGCAGCTTGCGTGGATCGCGCGGATCGACCTGAATCGAATGCAGCTTGCCACCTTCGGGCGTTTGGTCTTGGTCGCCTCCGGCCCAGTCTTTTTGTTCAGGGTGATCGTTGAAGCCCGCGACGCCCTGCCAAGACAGGCCATCGTCATGACTGACAAAGAGCGCTTGCGGCGACGTACCCGCGTACCAAACATTGGCCGCCGCAGTTAGCCAAAACACGTGATTGACCGCCCGCTTACGTGGCTCGTCGGCTGGAAATTTTGGCGGGTTCGCGACTTCGACCCAGGTTGCGCCGTCGTCGGTTGAGCGATGTAGTGCTGGGCCCAAGTGGCCCGCGCTGGTCGCCATCAGCAGGGTGTTCTTGGCATTGCGCATCACGTGATAGACGAGGTTGCCGAGAAACTGGGGCCCCGAAAGCTTCCACGTCTTGCGGTCCGTCGAATCCAAACGAAACGCGCCTTTTCTCGTGCCGATCCAAAGTGTTGTCATCTTGGCGGACGAGGCTAGCAGAATCAGCCACGCCTTGCCGAGGTGCGCGCAATTTGAGGTTAAAGATTGCACCGGCC
This window encodes:
- a CDS encoding amidohydrolase family protein; amino-acid sequence: MKIATRGLVLGIAALALMAVACRPALTQHASPTVASPSPQASALSAALVNPKARLVVLRGATIMTGTDVVLDGGVIVMDGGRLISVGDATTVSPPGALEIDVTGSVITPGLIDAHSHLGVYASPGSTGYDDGNEATRPSSPEVRAKSSYWPQDPNISRAVRGGVTTALILPGSANLIGGEGFTVVMKEGRTASEVAFPGAPRTLKMACGENPKRSYGEKGGPSTRMGELASFRQLFVDAKSYREKIDADEEEGRPRRTDGALETLADLIDGDVLLQVHCYKASDMAEMIEVTEQAGITIRAFHHGLEAYKIRDLLAAKGIAVATWADWWSFKLEALDGIVQNAPLLHLAGGRTVIHSDSAELIQRLNQEAGKALFAGQRDGLDVDDTDALKWITANPAWMLGIDAVTGTLEVGKRADVVVWNRNPFSVYAKAKLVYIAGEVAYDAAVGLRPSDYEAGRTPATLEQP
- a CDS encoding MoaD/ThiS family protein — translated: MQVHIPSPLRSYTGGANEVLAVGATVGELLLDLDRQFPGLRYRMIDEQNRVRPHMRIFVNDAQTFDLSHPLVPTDRVQILQALSGGI
- a CDS encoding glycosyl hydrolase, with amino-acid sequence MTTLWIGTRKGAFRLDSTDRKTWKLSGPQFLGNLVYHVMRNAKNTLLMATSAGHLGPALHRSTDDGATWVEVANPPKFPADEPRKRAVNHVFWLTAAANVWYAGTSPQALFVSHDDGLSWQGVAGFNDHPEQKDWAGGDQDQTPEGGKLHSIQVDPRDPRKLLLGMSGGGVFFTEDAGATWQPLHDGVEAEYGQDPHCVAIHPTDPDRLWMQSHYGIYRMDRKTSNVWQRVGKNMPADVGDIGFPIVIDPRDPDCAWVFPMDGTSVWPRTSPGGKPAVFGTRDAGATWQRLDRGLPREQAWWTVKRQGMCGDAHDPMGLYFGTTSGEIWASANRGEDFACIARHLPHVYSVTAW